In Streptomyces canus, one DNA window encodes the following:
- a CDS encoding DUF3090 domain-containing protein, producing the protein MSRQVFLYDPPDRFVAGTVGLPGRRTFFLQATAGPRVTSVALEKTQVAALAERMEELLDEVVRRSGGSAPVPAVSPTEVADTAPLDTPIEEEFRVGTMALAWDGEEQRMIVEAQALVELEAESEEDLAEAEEKLLQDEENGPPMLRVRLTGAQARAFAKRALDVVNAGRPPCPLCSLPLDPEGHVCPRQNGYRRGA; encoded by the coding sequence GTGTCCCGTCAGGTGTTCCTCTATGACCCGCCGGACCGCTTCGTGGCCGGCACGGTCGGACTGCCCGGGCGCCGTACGTTCTTCCTCCAGGCCACGGCCGGCCCCCGAGTGACCAGCGTGGCCCTGGAGAAGACGCAGGTGGCCGCTCTCGCCGAGCGGATGGAAGAACTCCTCGACGAGGTCGTGCGCCGCAGCGGCGGCAGCGCCCCGGTGCCGGCGGTGTCGCCCACCGAGGTCGCCGACACCGCCCCCCTCGACACTCCCATCGAGGAGGAGTTCCGGGTCGGCACCATGGCCCTCGCCTGGGACGGCGAGGAGCAGCGCATGATCGTCGAGGCGCAGGCCCTCGTGGAGCTGGAGGCCGAATCCGAGGAGGACCTCGCCGAGGCCGAGGAGAAACTCCTCCAGGACGAGGAGAACGGCCCCCCGATGCTGCGGGTCCGGCTCACCGGCGCGCAGGCCAGGGCCTTCGCCAAGCGTGCCCTGGACGTCGTCAACGCCGGGCGGCCGCCGTGCCCGCTGTGCAGCCTCCCGCTCGACCCGGAAGGACACGTATGTCCGCGCCAGAACGGATACCGCCGCGGAGCGTGA
- a CDS encoding SCO1664 family protein, with amino-acid sequence MSAPERIPPRSVTTAELLARGELTVRGQIREASNAVLHCSVSHDGQEALCVYKPVRGERPLWDFPDGTLAQREVAAYEVSEATGWGLVPPTVLRDGPYGEGMCQLWIEGVPGSELLALVDAEEPEPGWRAIGLAEVDEGRTALLVHADDERLRRLAVLDAVINNADRKGGHLLPAEGGRLYGIDHGVTFNTENKLRTLLWGWAGEPLTGEAVEVLKGLRETLGPSGALARRLAVLITAAELDATRARVDALLDSGKHPEPSGEWPAIPWPPV; translated from the coding sequence ATGTCCGCGCCAGAACGGATACCGCCGCGGAGCGTGACCACGGCAGAGCTGCTCGCCAGAGGTGAGCTGACGGTTCGCGGACAGATCCGCGAAGCGTCCAACGCGGTGCTGCACTGTTCCGTCTCCCACGACGGACAGGAGGCCCTCTGCGTCTACAAGCCGGTCCGCGGCGAGAGGCCCCTCTGGGACTTCCCGGACGGCACCCTCGCCCAGCGCGAGGTCGCAGCGTACGAGGTGTCCGAGGCGACCGGCTGGGGGCTGGTCCCGCCCACCGTGCTGCGGGACGGACCCTACGGCGAGGGCATGTGCCAGTTGTGGATCGAGGGCGTGCCGGGCAGCGAACTGCTCGCCCTGGTCGACGCCGAGGAACCCGAACCCGGCTGGAGGGCCATCGGCCTCGCCGAGGTCGACGAAGGCAGGACCGCGCTCCTGGTGCACGCGGACGACGAGCGGCTGCGCCGGCTCGCGGTCCTCGACGCGGTGATCAACAACGCGGACCGCAAGGGCGGCCACCTGCTGCCCGCCGAGGGCGGCCGTCTCTACGGCATCGACCACGGAGTGACCTTCAACACCGAGAACAAGCTCCGCACGCTCCTGTGGGGCTGGGCCGGGGAACCCCTGACGGGAGAGGCGGTCGAGGTCCTCAAGGGCCTCAGGGAGACGCTCGGCCCCTCGGGAGCGCTCGCCCGGCGTCTCGCCGTACTGATCACGGCCGCCGAGCTCGACGCCACACGCGCGCGTGTCGACGCGCTGCTGGACTCCGGGAAGCACCCGGAACCGAGCGGTGAGTGGCCGGCCATTCCCTGGCCGCCCGTTTAG
- the mshC gene encoding cysteine--1-D-myo-inosityl 2-amino-2-deoxy-alpha-D-glucopyranoside ligase: MHAWPASEVPALPGQGRDLRIHDTATGGLVSLDPGPVARLYVCGITPYDATHIGHAATYNAFDLVQRVWLDTKRQVHYVQNVTDIDDPLLERAERDSLDWAALAEKETALFREDMTALRMLPPQHYIGAVEAIPGIVPLVERLRDAGAAYELEGDVYFSVESDPNFGKVSNLDAAAMRLLSAERGGDPDRPGKKNPLDPMLWMAAREGEPSWDGASLGRGRPGWHIECVAIALDHLGMTFDVQGGGSDLAFPHHEMGASHAQVLTGEFPMAKAYVHAGMVALDGEKMSKSKGNLVFVSQLRREGVDPAAIRLALLAHHYRADWEWTDHVLQDAVDRLGRWRAAVSRPDGPSAERLVEEIREALANDLDAPTALAAVDRWAAAQEERGGADMGAPGVVTRAVDALLGVAL, from the coding sequence ATGCATGCCTGGCCCGCTTCCGAGGTCCCCGCCCTGCCTGGTCAGGGCCGCGACCTGAGGATCCACGACACCGCGACCGGTGGCTTGGTCTCCCTCGACCCCGGTCCCGTCGCCCGTCTCTACGTCTGCGGCATCACGCCGTACGACGCCACCCACATAGGGCACGCGGCGACCTACAACGCGTTCGACCTCGTGCAGCGCGTGTGGCTCGACACCAAGCGCCAGGTGCACTACGTCCAGAACGTCACCGACATCGACGACCCGCTCCTCGAGCGCGCCGAGCGGGACAGCCTCGACTGGGCCGCCCTCGCCGAGAAGGAGACGGCCCTCTTCCGCGAGGACATGACCGCCCTGCGGATGCTGCCCCCGCAGCACTACATCGGCGCGGTCGAGGCGATACCCGGGATCGTGCCGCTCGTCGAGCGGCTGCGGGACGCCGGTGCCGCGTACGAGCTCGAAGGGGACGTGTACTTCTCCGTCGAGTCCGACCCGAACTTCGGCAAGGTCTCGAACCTCGACGCGGCCGCCATGCGGCTGCTGTCCGCCGAGCGCGGCGGCGACCCGGACCGTCCGGGCAAGAAGAACCCGCTGGACCCGATGCTGTGGATGGCCGCCCGTGAGGGCGAGCCCAGCTGGGACGGCGCTTCGCTCGGCCGGGGACGCCCCGGCTGGCACATCGAGTGCGTCGCGATCGCCCTGGACCACCTCGGCATGACCTTCGACGTCCAGGGCGGCGGCTCCGACCTCGCCTTCCCGCACCACGAGATGGGCGCCTCCCACGCCCAGGTGCTGACCGGCGAGTTCCCCATGGCCAAGGCGTACGTCCACGCCGGCATGGTCGCCCTCGACGGCGAGAAGATGTCCAAGTCCAAGGGCAACCTGGTCTTCGTGTCGCAGCTGCGGCGCGAGGGTGTCGATCCCGCCGCCATCCGCCTGGCGCTGCTCGCCCACCACTACCGGGCCGACTGGGAGTGGACCGACCATGTCCTCCAGGACGCCGTGGACCGGCTGGGCCGCTGGCGTGCCGCCGTCTCCCGGCCCGACGGTCCGTCCGCCGAGAGGCTCGTCGAGGAGATCCGCGAGGCCCTCGCGAACGACCTGGACGCCCCCACCGCGCTGGCCGCCGTCGACCGTTGGGCCGCCGCGCAGGAGGAGCGGGGCGGAGCCGACATGGGCGCGCCCGGCGTCGTGACACGTGCGGTGGACGCGCTGCTCGGCGTCGCGCTGTAA